The Candidatus Eisenbacteria bacterium region TTGCCCCAGCTTGTCGATCTTCGACGCGACCAGGCAGAACGGCAGCTCCTCGAAGCGCAGCCACTTCACCATCTCGCGATCCTCGCGCGAGGGCTCGTGACGGGAATCGACGAGTTGGATGATTCCAGCCAGCTGTCCGCGGGTGTGCAGGTACTCCTGCATCATCGCGTGCCATTGGTTGCGCGTCGCCCCCGGGGCCCGTGCGAACCCGTACCCGGGCAGATCGACCACGTGGAACTGGCGGTTCACCAGAAAGTAATTCAGGCGCTGGGTCTTGCCGGGCGTGCCGGACACCATCGCGAGTGACTTGCGCCCGAGCATGGAATTCAGGAGCGAGGACTTTCCGACGTTCGAGCGCCCTGACACGGCGATCTCCGGGCGCTGATCACGGGGACACTCCGTCGCCCTGCCCGCGCTGGTCACGAACTCGGCCGAGACGATCTTCACTCCGAACCTCCGACCGACAGAGCCAACCTCTCAGAGCGCATTCCGCTCACCTTGCTGGTTTCTGGTGACTCTGCGGCGCCGCGGGGGTTGTACTCTTGGGGAGTCCGTCGCCCCGGGCGTGACGGCTCGAGTCACTGGATGCGTGCAACCTACCACTTGCAGACCTTCGCACTGGCTGCCGCTTTGCTGGGGGGCGGCCTCTCGCTCAGTTCCTGCCTGTTCGAGCCCGAGGTCGGATTCAAGATCTCCGGACGGCTGGGCAATGCTTTCGGATGCTACGTGCTCACCAGCGCGGGGCGGACCTACGAGCTCAGCTCCTGGCGCGATCCCATTCCCCCGGCGGGGTCGTTCGTCACCTTGCGGGTGCGGTCGATCGGCGGAGCCTCGACCTGCATGGTCGGGGAGATCGTCAAGGTCATCCGGGTTCTCGAGGTGCGGACCGACTTCCGAACCGCGCCCGTGACCGGTGACGAGACCTGGGGGCCGGATAGCGGGCCGATCGTCCTGGGACAAGTCGAGGTGCGGCCGGGCGCGACGCTGACCATCCTGCCCGGCACGGTGGTGACCATCATCGACTATGGCGCTCTGCGGGTTCGAGGCGGCCTCCTCATGGCGGGGACGCCCGGGGACTCCATCCGCGTCGTGAGCCGGCACTCGGGTCTCGGAGGCGGCGGCCGGGTCTCGATCGACTCGACCGCGAGCGCGCGGATCGAGTACGCGGTGCTCGGTGCGCTGTCCCTGTCGGGATCGAGACGCGAGCTGCAGAACCTGCGAATCGGCTACCTGACCGTCCGCCATGGCCTCGCCGATCTTCGTCATGTGGTCACGTCCGGGCTGTCGTCCGACGGGGGCCGCGTCTCCGCCGAGGATTCCGAGCTGGGGAACGTCGCCGCGAACGGGGGCGCATTCGCGTTTCTCCGGTGCCGGATGACACGACTGGATCTCTCGTACTCCATGGCCACGGTCCTGGCGTGCAGTTTCGAAGGCAGCCGAACCTACGTGCTGCTTCATGGAGCTTCGGGAGGGACATTCCAGCGCACCGTCTTCCGCGCGGCCGAGACCGTGATCGAGGTGCGGCACACCTCGACGGGCGACTTCCGCGACAACGATTTTGTCAGCCCGATCATGAGAGTCGAGTGTGGCAGCTATCAGCTCGGGACGTGCGTGAACATGGGTGAGAACTGGTGGGGCACCGCGGTCGAGGAGGAGATCCGGGCCAAGATCCAGGAGAGTTGCCCGGTGTGCATCGAGCCGTGGAGGACGGAGCCGGTGAACCCTCAGCCCAGCCCATGAGCTACATTTGCGCTCGCACCGCAAGCAACCACACACAGCGCTCGAGCGGGACTCCGAGTATGAAGAGAGTGTCCAGGTATTGGAGCCATGGCGAGTGAGCACCGACAACGACGCCGTGGCCGATGCCGGCTCGCGGGCGTTTCTCCGCGCGCAGGGCTTTGTCGGCTTCCTTCGAGCGGGCCAGCTCCACGACCGGCGCTGCGAAGGACTGCCGAACGAACGCGGCGTCTACGCCATCCTGCGCGACTCCCCCTGCACGCCCGAGTTCATGGCGCGAAGCTCCGCGCCTGTGTATCGCGGCGTCGACCCTAGCCTCCCGATCGAAGAGCTGGAGGCACGCTGGGTGCCGGGCGCACACGTGCTGTATATCAGCCGCGCTCGCGGGCCAGGAGTGCGCTCGCTTCTCAAGCAGCGAATCAAGCGCCTCTTGCGCTTCGGCCACGGGCGCGTCGTGGGACATTGGGGCGGCCGCTTACTATGGCAACTGCGCGACCACGGGGCGCTGCTGGTGGCGTGGAAGTCCACCGGTGAAGACGATCCCGCCCTGGTGGAGGCCGCGCTGCTGGCGGGGTTCGTTGCGCGCTACGGCGCGCTCCCTTTCGCGAATCTCGAGCGGGAGAGCGAGGAGGCGGACACCGACGAGCGTGGGAGCGAGGATCAAGCCGGTGGCTGACGCCGTCACGCTTCCTTGGCGATCTCCTCGAGAAACACTCGCCCGTAGCGCTCCAGCTTCACCGGCCCGATGCCGGGGATGGTTGCCAGGTCGGACCGGGTACGCGGCACCCGCGACGCCATCCCGCGTAGCACCGCGTCACTGAACACGATGTAGGCGGGAACGCCCTCGGCGTCGGCCAGGCGCTTGCGCAGCGCCCGCAACCGCTCGAAAAGCTCCGGATTGTTGATTGCCGTCGAGCGGTCCGGTCTGAGCGCGCGTCCCGGTCTCTCGACGCCGTGCTCGCCGCCGGCCACCAGGTCCGCGATGGTGGCGCCGCGACATACATCGCACGAGGTCCCGCACGGCTCCAGCGTCTCGTCGAAGTGGCGCACGAGCCCCTGGTGGCGGCAGCCGCGCCGGTCCACCAGTCGGAACATCTCGATGGTCTTCTGCTTCGTCTCCTGGCGCAGAGCCGGATCATCGATGCCGTCGAGAAAGGCCTCGTAGCCGATGACGTCGGCCCACGAGTACATCAGCACGCAGTCGCTCGGGAGCCCGTCGCGGCCGGCGCGGCCGATCTCCTGGTACCACGCCTCGATGCTCTTCGGCATGTCGCGATGCACCACGAATCGAACGTTGCTCTTGTCGATGCCCATGCCGAACGCCACGGTGGCCACCACCACATCCACCTCGTCGCGGGCGAATGCGTCCTGGTTGTGGGTCCGCTCCCGGTCGTCGAGCCCGGCGTGGTAGGGCACCGCCTTCACCCCGCGCTCCACCAGCCACTTCGCCAGCGAATCCACCCCTCGCCGGCTCATGCAGTAGACGATCCCGCTCTCTCCGCGGTGGCGCCGCACGATTCCCAAGAGGTCGCGGCGCATGTCGCGCTTGGCCGCACCGACGCCTCCTTTGCGATGCGCGGTGATGTGCAGGTTGGGGCGAAAGAACGAGCCTTTGAACCCCGCCGGCTTGCGCATGCCGAGCTGCCGAATGATGTCGCCCACCACGCGCCTCGTCGCGGTCGCGGTGAGCGCCAGCACCGGAATGTCCCCGCACTCGGCCTTGAGACCCTGGAGACGCCGGTAGGCGGGGCGAAAGTCGTGCCCCCAGTGGCTGATGCAGTGGGCCTCGTCCACCACCACCAGGCTCGTTCCGCAGTCGGCGAGGACTGGGCGGAGCGAGCCCTCGAGTCCCTCCGGCGCGACGTACACCAGCTCCATCTCACCGCGGCGCAGCGCCCCCAGGCGCTTGCGCCGCTCCTGGAAGTCCACGCTGGAATTGAGCACCGTGGCCTTGAACCCGAGACGGGTGAGCGCATCCACCTGGTCCTTCATCAGTGAGATCAGCGGCGAGATCACCAGCACCGGGCCGGGCAGCATTTTCGCAGGGATCTGAAAGGTGAGTGACTTGCCCGCCCCCGTCGGCATCACACCAATGCAGTCGCTCCCCGCCAGCACGGCGTCGATGATGTGGCGTTGCCCGGGGCGAAACTCGCGGTAGCCGAAGACCGACTCCAGCACCCGCTGGGGATCGCCGTGCAAGACCTCGGGTGGAGCGAAGCGTGGAATGTCGAGGTCGGTGAGATCGGACAAGGTCCCTCCATGGACGAAATGCCTCGCGACGCGCTGGTCACTCGCCGGCAATCCGGCGGGCGGCGACACTCTCGCTAACGCGCGAGAAGCAGTCTCTGCAGCCTAACACGGGTTGCGCGTTGGATTCCGTGTCGGGCACTGTCTCACCTCGATGAAGCGCAGGGAGTTCTTGAAGAGCGCCGGAATCCTCGCGCTCTCGGCCTACGGCTGCGCGCCGGCCCTCACGCGCCGCACGGAGCTCTACGTCAACGACATCCACTCCCAGCTCAACCGCACCCGCGTCAGCGAGATCGTCCGACCGGAGACGGTTGCGGAGCTGCGGGATCTCGTGCGCCGCGCCGGCCGGAATGGGGAGGCGATCTCGATCGCCGGTGGTCACCACGCCATGGGCGGCCAGCAGTTCGCGAAGGACTCACTCAACATCGACACCCGTGGGCTCGGGAAAGTGATCCGCTTCGACCGCGAGCGGGGGCTGATGGAGGTGGAGGGTGGCATCGAATGGCCCGAGCTCATTCAGCACTACCTCGAGGTCCAGAAGGGCGGCGGCGACACCACGTGGGGAATCGCGCAGAAGCAGACCGGCGCCGACCGATTCACGATCGGCGGCACGATCGCCGCCAATGCTCATGGCCGCGTGCTGACGCGCAAGCCGTTCATCGCCGATCTCGACTCGTTCGTCGTCATGGACGCGGACGGCGAGCTGCGGACGTGCAGCCGCACCGAGAACCGTGAGCTGTTCAGCCTGGTCGCCGGGGGCTATGGAATGTTCGGCATCGTGACGTCCGCGACCGTCCGAATGGTGCCGCGCCGCAAGGTGGAGCGCGTCGTCGAGGTGATCCAGGCCGAGGACCTCATGGGGGGATTCGAGAAGCGGATCGCCGAGGGATTCGAGTGGGGCGATTTCCAGTTCTCCACCGACGACAAGTCCGACGACTTTCTGCGGCGCGGAGTGTTTTCGTGCTACCGGGCGGTCGATCCGGCGACGCGGATGCCGGACGTCCAGAAACGACTCGCGGACGACGACTGGCGAAAGCTGCTCTACCTCGCGCATGCCGACAAGGCGGAGGGGTTCCGCCGCTACTCCGGTTATTACCTCAGCACCTCGGGGCAGCTCTACTGGTCAGACACCCATCAGATGGCCAACTACCTCGATGACTACCACCGGGCGCTCGACCCCACGCTGCCGGAGCGCGAGCGGGGCACTGAGATGATCACCGAGATCGACGTGCCGCGATCGCGTTTCGCCGACTTCCTCGCGGAGGTTCGTGAAGACTTCCGTCGCAACCAGGTCGACATGATCTATGGGACAGTGCGACTCATCGAGAAGGACGATGAGGGGTTCCTCACCTGGGCGAAGCAGCCGTACGTGTGCACGATCTTCAACCTCCACACGCGACACACGCCGGACGGGATACGTCACTCGGCTGAGGCGTTCCAGCGCCTCATCGACATGGCGGCGCGCCGGGATGGGAGCTATTACCTGACTTACCACCGTTGGGCGGACCGCGCGCGGGTGGAGTCGTGCTATCCGCAGTTCGCCGAGTTCCTGAGGCTCAAACGCAAATATGATCCCCGGGCGCGTTTTCAGAGCGACTGGTGGAGGCACTACGCGAAGCTGTTCGGAATGGCGTGAGACCTCCGACGCGTTGAGCACGCCTCGCTGAAAACGGTGGTCCTCTCGAGAGGCCGGGAGTATCCTCCCGGCCTTCCCTTGCACCAGCCATCGTTTTGACCAGAGGCCCGCATGGTCATTTCTCGGTGGGATAGAAGCGGTTTTGGTTGAAGCTCCGTCATGGATCGCCCCGGGTTCTGCCCCCTCTCATCCCTCATCCCGGAGGTCATCATGCCAAGGTTCATCGCCTCTCTCGTTGCGATCGGCGCACTGCTCGGATCCGTAACGACATCGTTTGCGCAGGCCCACTTCACCGCGCGCCTGACGGGAAACCAGATCCTGCCGTTCCCCGGAGTCGCCACCGCCGCCACAGGCACCGCGTTCCTGACGCTGACGAGCGCGGGACTCCAGTACGTCATCACGGTCGAGGGGTTGTCGGGTCCGATCAAGGACGCGACCATCCATCGCGGCCCGCCGGGTCAGGTCGGAGCCGTCCTGCTGAACTTCACTCCAGACTTCCTCGGAAGGAACACGGCCGCCGGCTTGTGGCCGGCGGGGGCGTCGCTCGACCCGTTCATCCCCGATCTGCTCGATGGCAACCTCCACTTCGTCATCTATACGGCGGCAAATCCGTTCAATGGCGAGATCCGCGGGCAAATCCAGCTGAGCGCCGGCGTCCATTTGACCGCGAACCTCCAAGGCGCGCAGGAGAATCCCGGGACGGGAGCGGTGGGGACGGGGGCAGGTTCCTTCACGCTCACCGAAGAAGGCTTGGCGTACCACATCCAGGTCAACAATCTCACCGGTGCGATCGGCTCAGCGAGCATCTATACCGGCGCGATCGGGGTGAATGGGGGCGCCACGTTCCCGCTCGCGTTCGCCGGCACCACGGCTTTTGGAGCGATCACCGGACTCACGCCCGCGCAGAAGAGAGACCTGATCGCCGGCAACATGTACGTCAACATCCGCACGGCGGCCTTCCCCGCAGGCGAAATACGGGGACAGATTCAGCTGGCAGGCGGCCTGGGCTTTTCCGCGAGGCTCGATGGAGCTCAGGAAGTACCCGCCAACGCGAGCCCCGCCCTCGGGACCGCGACGGCCACGCTCACCTCGGCGGGACTGCTCGTCGACCTCACGTCCACGGGGCTGAGCGGACCGATCACCGCCGCTCACATCCATCGGGCCCCGCCGGGAGTCGTTGGTGCGCCGGTGCGCACGTTCTCGGGGACGGAACTGATTTCCGGCACCAGCTTCCTGGTGCTGTGGACACCGAACGATCCCGAGCCGCTCAAGCCCGACCTGATCGCCGAGCTGATGATCGGCAACTTGTACGTGAACGTGCACACGGCCGCGTTCGGCGGCGGCGAGATTCGAGGCCAGCTCGTGCTCAGCCAGCCCGGTCCGACCGCGACCGCGACCTACACCGCGAACCTGACGTGGCAGCAGGAAGAGCCGCCAATACCCATGCCGGCCACGCTACCGATCGGCACCGGGAACTTCCGGCTCCTGCCGGGCGGGCTCTTCTTCCGAATCACGATGGACGGACTCACCGGACCCATCACAGGGGCTCACTTCCACAACGCTCCGATTGGAGTCGGAGGTGGAGTCGTGCGCGGCATCGTGGCCGGTGAGTTCATCAGCCCGACGACGATGACGGGCATGTGGACGCCCGCCGATCCCCAGCCCTTGACCCCGGCGATGGTGACCGAGCTGATGAAGGGCAACCTCTATTTCAACGTCCACACCGCCGCGAATCCCGCCGGGGAGTCACGAGGGCAGATCGTGCCGGCCTCGGGCGCCGAGTTCGAGGCCTTCATGTTCGGGACCCAGGAGACGCCACCGCTTGGCGTGGTGGGCGCCGGCAACGGGTCGTTCACGCTCACGCCGTACGGTCTGGCATTCAACATCACGTACGACGGACTGACGGGCGCGGCCACGGGCGCGCACTTCCATCTCGGCACGCGCGGTGTGGCCGGTGGCATCGTGCGCGGGTTCACGCCGGGCGAATTCATGACCCCGAACACGCTGGCCGGCGTCTGGAAGCCCACCGACGCTCAGCCGCTGACGCCGGCGCTCGTCACCGAGCTGCTGCGAGAGAACATCTACGTCAACATCCACACCGCCGCGAACCCGGCAGGCGAGATCCGCGGACAGCTCGTGCTGTCGGGCGGGCTGCCGTTCGGCGCGCGACTCAACGGCCCGCAGGAAGTCCCGCCCAACTTGAGTCCGGGGAAGGGCACGGCGTCGATGACGCTGACCGACGAAGGCTTCTTGTGGCGGGTTTCCAACAACGAGCTGGTCGCGGGGCCGACCTCGGCGGAATTCGGG contains the following coding sequences:
- a CDS encoding FAD-binding oxidoreductase, giving the protein MKSAGILALSAYGCAPALTRRTELYVNDIHSQLNRTRVSEIVRPETVAELRDLVRRAGRNGEAISIAGGHHAMGGQQFAKDSLNIDTRGLGKVIRFDRERGLMEVEGGIEWPELIQHYLEVQKGGGDTTWGIAQKQTGADRFTIGGTIAANAHGRVLTRKPFIADLDSFVVMDADGELRTCSRTENRELFSLVAGGYGMFGIVTSATVRMVPRRKVERVVEVIQAEDLMGGFEKRIAEGFEWGDFQFSTDDKSDDFLRRGVFSCYRAVDPATRMPDVQKRLADDDWRKLLYLAHADKAEGFRRYSGYYLSTSGQLYWSDTHQMANYLDDYHRALDPTLPERERGTEMITEIDVPRSRFADFLAEVREDFRRNQVDMIYGTVRLIEKDDEGFLTWAKQPYVCTIFNLHTRHTPDGIRHSAEAFQRLIDMAARRDGSYYLTYHRWADRARVESCYPQFAEFLRLKRKYDPRARFQSDWWRHYAKLFGMA
- a CDS encoding CHRD domain-containing protein; translation: MPRFIASLVAIGALLGSVTTSFAQAHFTARLTGNQILPFPGVATAATGTAFLTLTSAGLQYVITVEGLSGPIKDATIHRGPPGQVGAVLLNFTPDFLGRNTAAGLWPAGASLDPFIPDLLDGNLHFVIYTAANPFNGEIRGQIQLSAGVHLTANLQGAQENPGTGAVGTGAGSFTLTEEGLAYHIQVNNLTGAIGSASIYTGAIGVNGGATFPLAFAGTTAFGAITGLTPAQKRDLIAGNMYVNIRTAAFPAGEIRGQIQLAGGLGFSARLDGAQEVPANASPALGTATATLTSAGLLVDLTSTGLSGPITAAHIHRAPPGVVGAPVRTFSGTELISGTSFLVLWTPNDPEPLKPDLIAELMIGNLYVNVHTAAFGGGEIRGQLVLSQPGPTATATYTANLTWQQEEPPIPMPATLPIGTGNFRLLPGGLFFRITMDGLTGPITGAHFHNAPIGVGGGVVRGIVAGEFISPTTMTGMWTPADPQPLTPAMVTELMKGNLYFNVHTAANPAGESRGQIVPASGAEFEAFMFGTQETPPLGVVGAGNGSFTLTPYGLAFNITYDGLTGAATGAHFHLGTRGVAGGIVRGFTPGEFMTPNTLAGVWKPTDAQPLTPALVTELLRENIYVNIHTAANPAGEIRGQLVLSGGLPFGARLNGPQEVPPNLSPGKGTASMTLTDEGFLWRVSNNELVAGPTSAEFGQGPPGVNGPVLRPLYPGETIGAASADAVWKTTDPDALTATAIFSMFRGEVYLDINTAAFPAGEIRGQLGWPVPTVGVGPVASGGSNLQLLSSPNPSRERTTISFYLPQRAEVRLALYDVAGAQVVELVRGPRDA
- a CDS encoding ATP-dependent DNA helicase RecQ yields the protein MSDLTDLDIPRFAPPEVLHGDPQRVLESVFGYREFRPGQRHIIDAVLAGSDCIGVMPTGAGKSLTFQIPAKMLPGPVLVISPLISLMKDQVDALTRLGFKATVLNSSVDFQERRKRLGALRRGEMELVYVAPEGLEGSLRPVLADCGTSLVVVDEAHCISHWGHDFRPAYRRLQGLKAECGDIPVLALTATATRRVVGDIIRQLGMRKPAGFKGSFFRPNLHITAHRKGGVGAAKRDMRRDLLGIVRRHRGESGIVYCMSRRGVDSLAKWLVERGVKAVPYHAGLDDRERTHNQDAFARDEVDVVVATVAFGMGIDKSNVRFVVHRDMPKSIEAWYQEIGRAGRDGLPSDCVLMYSWADVIGYEAFLDGIDDPALRQETKQKTIEMFRLVDRRGCRHQGLVRHFDETLEPCGTSCDVCRGATIADLVAGGEHGVERPGRALRPDRSTAINNPELFERLRALRKRLADAEGVPAYIVFSDAVLRGMASRVPRTRSDLATIPGIGPVKLERYGRVFLEEIAKEA
- the yihA gene encoding ribosome biogenesis GTP-binding protein YihA/YsxC; the protein is MKIVSAEFVTSAGRATECPRDQRPEIAVSGRSNVGKSSLLNSMLGRKSLAMVSGTPGKTQRLNYFLVNRQFHVVDLPGYGFARAPGATRNQWHAMMQEYLHTRGQLAGIIQLVDSRHEPSREDREMVKWLRFEELPFCLVASKIDKLGQSKRPPALRAIMDALELSPTQPLVSYSSQTGEGRGALLAWMGDTLETASGTGPRARGGDRPTSGSHRT